AACTCCGGCACCGCGTCGATCTTGTTGAAGACCAGCACCTGCCGGATGGTGTCCGCACCGATTGCGTGCAACACCTCGTTCACCTGATCGATCTGATCGAGCCGCACCGCGCTCGACGCATCGACCACGTGCAGCAGCAGGTCGGCGTGAATGGTTTCTTCAAGCGTGGCGCGAAATGCCGCCACCAGTTGGTGAGGCAGTTCGCGAATGAAACCGACCGTATCGGACACCACGACCTGCCCCGCTTCGTCGCCGAGATAGACGCGCCGCGAGGTCGTATCCAGCGTCGCAAACAACTGGTCGGCGGCGTACGCCTGAGCCTTGGTGAGCGCGTTGAACAGCGTGGATTTACCCGCGTTCGTGTAACCGACGAGCGACACGGACATGGTCTGATTGCGGCTGCGCGCACGACGCTGCGTGCCGTGCTGACGGCGCAATTTCTCGAGCCGCGTCTTAAGCGCCTTGATGCGCTCGCCGATCAAACGGCGGTCGGTTTCGAGCTGCGTTTCACCCGGGCCGCGCAAACCGATACCGCCTTTTTGCCGCTCCAGGTGAGTCCATGCGCGGATTAGTCGCGTGGAAAGGTACTGCAACTGCGCGAGTTCCACCTGCAGTTTGCCTTCATGGCTGCGGGCGCGTTGCGCAAAAATGTCGAGGATCAGACTGGTGCGATCGATCACGCGCCGGTTAAGCGCCTGCTCCAGATTGCGCTGCTGCGCAGGCGCCAGAGCATGATTGAAAATGACGAGTTCGATGTCGTTCGCCTCACACGCAAGACGCAGTTCTTCGGCCTTGCCGCTGCCGACGAACATCTTGGCATCGGGGCTGGACCGGCGCCCGGTGAGGGTGACCAGGGGATTCGCGCCCGCGCTTTGCGCGAGCAGGCTGAGTTCTTCGAGACTGGCTTCGAAATCGATCTTACCGAAGTCGATGCCGACAAGCGCTGCATTGATCAAATTGGAGGATATCAAAATGAGGCGGCCGGGAGTAATCGCCAACGGGCGACGTTACGCCGGCCGCGACGAGGGTTAGGACTGTTCGGAATCCGGGTGGAAATTCACCGGACGGGCTGGCACGACAGTCGAGATTGCGTGCTTGTAGACCATCTGGGTGACCGTATTCCGGAGCAACACGACGTACTGGTCGAACGATTCGATGTTCCCTTGAAGCTTGATGCCGTTGACCAGATAGATCGACACCGGCACATGCTCTTTACGCAGTGCGTTCAAAAACGGGTCTTGTAACAATTGCCCTTTGTTGCTCATAGCAAACTCCGTATTTTTTTGCAGGTTGACTTAATTGACGACGAAGAAAAAGAGATCCGCCGTCAACCGCTACACTATAGCCGATTTTCATTTTTGCGCGAGGCACCTGGCCAGGCGGCCAAAGCCAGTGCGCATGCGGGTTTCAGCCTGGATTTAGCCTTTATCCGCGTAAGGGTTCGTCGACGATCTGAACTCTATTCGCAATGGAGTCCCAGTCAGCTTGAAAGTTTCCCGGAAGCGGTTTTCGAGGTAGCGTTTGTAGGTTTCGGTGATCGCGTCGAGCGCGTTGCCGTGAATCACGATGATCGGCGGATTCTGTCCACCCTGGTGCGCGTAACGCAGTTTCGGGCGCACCGGACCGCGGCGGCGCGGCTGCTGGAACTCGACGGCATCGATCAGCGCGCGCGTGAGCTTCGGCGTCGGCAGCTTGGCCATGGCGGCGGCGTAGGCGTCGTCGACCGAGCGCATCAACGGGCCGATTCCGGTTTTTTCCGCGGCGGAAATGAAATGGAATTTGGCGAAGTCGAGAAATTTTAGTTTGCGCTCGAGGTCCGCCTTGGTGCGCTCGCGCACATGCGGATCGAGCCCGTCCCATTTGTTCACGCCCACCACCAGCGCGCGCCCCTGCTCCACTACGAAGCCGGCGATGTGCGCGTCCTGTTCTGAAATATCCTGGCGCGCGTCGAGCAGCAGGATTACGACGTTCGCGTCGGAGATCGACTGCAGCGTTTTCACCACCGAGAATTTCTCGATCGCTTCGAACACTTTGCCGCGGCGGCGCAGGCCGGCTGTATCGA
This genomic stretch from Paraburkholderia dioscoreae harbors:
- the hflX gene encoding GTPase HflX, with amino-acid sequence MAITPGRLILISSNLINAALVGIDFGKIDFEASLEELSLLAQSAGANPLVTLTGRRSSPDAKMFVGSGKAEELRLACEANDIELVIFNHALAPAQQRNLEQALNRRVIDRTSLILDIFAQRARSHEGKLQVELAQLQYLSTRLIRAWTHLERQKGGIGLRGPGETQLETDRRLIGERIKALKTRLEKLRRQHGTQRRARSRNQTMSVSLVGYTNAGKSTLFNALTKAQAYAADQLFATLDTTSRRVYLGDEAGQVVVSDTVGFIRELPHQLVAAFRATLEETIHADLLLHVVDASSAVRLDQIDQVNEVLHAIGADTIRQVLVFNKIDAVPELAARGDAVERDEYGNISRVFLSARTGQGLDTLRAAIAEIATAEPLPETLVDLSEEDRSAAPRDDRKVPELGH
- the hfq gene encoding RNA chaperone Hfq translates to MSNKGQLLQDPFLNALRKEHVPVSIYLVNGIKLQGNIESFDQYVVLLRNTVTQMVYKHAISTVVPARPVNFHPDSEQS